A stretch of DNA from Kiritimatiellia bacterium:
CGATCAAGATGACTTCCACGCCCTGCTTCGCCTTGTCCTGGAGCACCTCGTAGACGTCCCGAATCGGGCTTGTCCGGCGGTAGTAGACGGTGATCCAGATCGAGGTCTGGGCCTGGCGCAATGCCTCCAGAAGCGATTGGCCAAATGCGCGGGTGGGAAGAACGCGGACGAATGTCCATTCGCCTTCGGTATGCCGCCGGGCCTGCTCGATGCCCAGCACCTGCGCGGCACGGGCGGCATCTTCATACAAAACGTACATAACGGCTTGAGAAGGGATTTGTCGCACCGGTTCGCTCGGCGCATCCGGCTGGAGGAGATACGATCCGCGGGATTCGCTCAAGACGCGGCCCTCCAGGATTTGTCCGTCACGAAGGTAGACCTGATCGGCGGCATGAACAGAGGTGCTAGCCCAGAGGGGCAGGGCGCAGATAGCCAACGCCATGCGGAGGCGGGTTCGGCGAAC
This window harbors:
- a CDS encoding phospholipase D family protein is translated as MILQQVGRVRRTRLRMALAICALPLWASTSVHAADQVYLRDGQILEGRVLSESRGSYLLQPDAPSEPVRQIPSQAVMYVLYEDAARAAQVLGIEQARRHTEGEWTFVRVLPTRAFGQSLLEALRQAQTSIWITVYYRRTSPIRDVYEVLQDKAKQGVEVILIAEQGAGTSSRIKEASYNFAQELARSGIQVRYLRERRVLHKKLIIVDGRAAFVGSSNLTLSGTLQGYESNVLVTETNCVARVMEDFRRIMGRSRETLEKL